Proteins from one Niallia circulans genomic window:
- a CDS encoding stage V sporulation protein D, with translation MRVSNVTVRKRLTIALIAGIAIFLIIDLRLGYVQFFLGDELTSKAKSLWSRQISFEPERGEIVDRNGIALATNISAPTVYVVPRQIKDPATAAEQLAAVLEADKQTIYKELIQKEMSVRLPEGRKISHEKAKKVRALDIDGVYIGEDSKRSYPYGNYLSHVLGFAGIDNQGLIGLELEYDDELKGSKGSVQYYSDAKGQRMNDMADDYEAPVNGNNLKLTIDTKVQTIMERELDIAEQTYDPDSIIAIAMNPKTGEILGMSSRPGFDPADFQNVSSEVYNRNLPIWSAYEPGSTFKIITLAAALEEGKVDLQKDTFHDPGYADVDGTKLKCWKRGGHGAQTFLEVVQNSCNPGFVSLGEKLGKDTLFKYIKNFGFGEKTGIDLQGESKGILFNLNRVGPVELATTAFGQGVAVTPIQQVTALSAAINGGTLYTPYVASELINPSTGEVVMKKEPVAKRKVISEATSKKIREALESVVAQGSGGKAFVEGYRVGGKTGTAQKASGGRYLENNFIVSFIGFAPADDPELVVYVAVDNPKGTVQFGGVVAAPIVGSIMGDSLRALGVKERKGQLEKEYKYPENPLIEVPDLVGLTKKEISEVFLNLKIEPSGSGDTVIKQSPEPGTKVKDGSTIRLYYNN, from the coding sequence ATGCGAGTTTCAAACGTGACCGTTCGAAAGCGGTTGACGATTGCTTTAATAGCGGGTATTGCTATTTTTCTGATTATTGACTTGAGGCTAGGTTATGTACAGTTTTTTCTTGGAGATGAATTGACGAGTAAAGCGAAAAGCCTATGGAGCAGACAAATTTCCTTCGAACCTGAAAGAGGTGAAATTGTCGACAGGAATGGTATAGCGTTAGCAACGAATATTAGTGCTCCGACAGTATACGTTGTGCCACGGCAAATTAAGGACCCTGCAACAGCAGCAGAGCAGCTTGCAGCAGTGCTAGAAGCGGACAAGCAGACAATATATAAGGAATTGATTCAAAAGGAAATGAGCGTAAGATTGCCTGAAGGCAGAAAAATTTCTCATGAAAAGGCGAAAAAGGTAAGAGCACTTGATATTGACGGTGTTTATATTGGCGAGGATTCGAAAAGATCGTATCCGTATGGAAACTATCTGTCACATGTATTAGGATTTGCTGGGATTGACAATCAAGGCTTAATTGGCCTGGAACTAGAATATGATGATGAACTGAAAGGATCTAAAGGATCTGTGCAATATTATTCTGACGCTAAAGGACAAAGAATGAATGATATGGCAGATGATTATGAAGCGCCAGTAAATGGTAATAATCTGAAGCTGACCATTGACACGAAAGTGCAGACTATTATGGAGCGGGAGCTTGATATTGCCGAACAGACATATGATCCAGACAGTATTATCGCCATTGCAATGAATCCAAAAACAGGCGAAATACTTGGGATGTCAAGCAGACCTGGCTTTGACCCGGCAGATTTTCAAAATGTCTCATCAGAGGTTTATAACAGAAACCTGCCAATATGGAGCGCGTACGAGCCAGGTTCAACATTTAAGATTATCACATTAGCAGCTGCACTCGAGGAAGGGAAAGTAGACTTGCAAAAGGATACGTTCCATGATCCAGGTTATGCAGATGTTGATGGAACAAAGCTGAAATGCTGGAAGCGGGGCGGCCATGGTGCACAGACATTTTTGGAAGTCGTCCAAAACTCCTGTAACCCGGGATTTGTATCATTGGGAGAAAAGCTTGGCAAAGACACATTATTTAAATATATAAAGAATTTCGGTTTTGGAGAGAAAACAGGCATTGATCTTCAAGGGGAGTCAAAGGGAATTCTCTTTAATCTAAATAGGGTCGGACCTGTCGAGCTTGCCACAACAGCATTCGGACAAGGTGTTGCTGTAACGCCTATTCAGCAGGTGACAGCACTATCAGCAGCCATAAATGGCGGCACCTTATACACACCATATGTGGCAAGCGAGCTGATTAATCCAAGCACAGGTGAGGTCGTAATGAAGAAAGAGCCTGTGGCAAAAAGGAAGGTAATCTCTGAAGCTACCTCCAAAAAAATCAGAGAAGCTTTAGAAAGTGTTGTTGCACAAGGCTCAGGAGGTAAAGCCTTTGTGGAAGGATATCGTGTCGGCGGTAAGACAGGGACAGCCCAAAAAGCCTCTGGCGGAAGATATTTAGAAAATAATTTCATTGTTTCATTCATTGGTTTCGCTCCTGCTGATGATCCTGAGCTAGTCGTGTATGTCGCTGTAGATAATCCAAAGGGTACAGTGCAGTTTGGTGGAGTTGTTGCAGCTCCAATTGTCGGCAGCATTATGGGTGACAGTCTTCGTGCATTAGGAGTGAAGGAGCGGAAGGGACAATTGGAAAAAGAGTACAAATACCCAGAAAATCCGCTCATTGAAGTTCCTGACTTAGTCGGGCTTACGAAAAAAGAAATTAGTGAAGTTTTTCTTAATCTGAAAATTGAGCCGAGCGGCAGTGGGGATACTGTTATCAAGCAGTCTCCTGAACCAGGAACAAAAGTAAAGGATGGCTCTACTATCCGTTTGTACTATAATAATTGA